The Pseudomonas parafulva genome window below encodes:
- a CDS encoding aminopeptidase has translation MVRRFARQRSGRRALDRVFTVFVPLAAALLISGCATVGYYGQLAQGQWQLLRARQPVEQVVANPATDPRLRQRLTQAEQARVFASERLKLPDNRSYRVYADLGRPYVVWNVFATPELSLQPITHCFPIAGCVAYRGYYHQGAARGAAAVMRQEGLDVYVGGVEAYSTLGWFDDPLLSSMLRWDDERLATLIFHELAHQRFYVKDDTAFNESFATFVEQEGTRQWRRARGLPAEHGDGAGQREQFVRLVLASRDRLQAIYAQPSSDGEKRVAKQAEFQRLRRDYRQIRDRDWGGDTRYDAWVYGPMSNAKLLPFGLYDQWVPAFAALYREVGGDWTKFYRRVEDVGRLPVDERQAALQRLGASR, from the coding sequence ATGGTTCGACGTTTTGCACGACAGCGCTCAGGCCGCCGGGCTCTGGACCGCGTTTTCACGGTGTTTGTTCCGCTGGCGGCGGCGCTGCTGATCAGCGGCTGCGCCACCGTGGGTTATTACGGGCAACTGGCCCAAGGGCAATGGCAACTGCTTCGGGCGCGCCAGCCGGTCGAGCAGGTGGTGGCCAATCCGGCGACCGACCCACGGCTGCGCCAGCGCCTGACCCAGGCCGAGCAGGCGCGCGTCTTTGCCAGCGAGCGGCTGAAACTGCCGGATAACCGCAGCTATCGCGTCTACGCCGACCTCGGCCGCCCCTATGTGGTGTGGAACGTCTTCGCCACGCCGGAGCTGTCTCTACAGCCCATCACCCACTGTTTTCCCATCGCCGGGTGCGTAGCCTACCGGGGCTATTACCATCAGGGCGCGGCGCGTGGCGCGGCGGCGGTGATGCGCCAGGAAGGGCTGGATGTCTATGTAGGGGGCGTGGAGGCCTATTCCACACTGGGCTGGTTCGACGATCCGCTTCTCTCGTCGATGCTGCGCTGGGACGATGAGCGGCTGGCCACCTTGATCTTCCACGAGTTGGCGCATCAGCGCTTCTACGTGAAGGACGACACCGCATTCAACGAGTCTTTCGCCACCTTCGTCGAGCAGGAGGGCACCCGCCAATGGCGCCGGGCGCGGGGGCTACCGGCTGAACATGGGGATGGCGCGGGCCAGCGTGAGCAGTTCGTGCGCCTGGTGCTGGCCAGCCGCGATCGACTGCAGGCGATCTACGCGCAGCCATCGAGCGATGGCGAAAAGCGCGTGGCCAAGCAAGCCGAGTTCCAGCGCCTGCGCCGGGACTACCGACAGATACGCGACCGCGACTGGGGCGGTGATACCCGCTACGACGCCTGGGTCTATGGACCGATGAGCAACGCCAAGCTGTTGCCGTTCGGGCTGTATGACCAGTGGGTGCCGGCCTTCGCCGCGCTGTACCGCGAGGTCGGCGGGGATTGGACGAAGTTCTATCGGCGGGTCGAGGACGTAGGACGACTGCCGGTCGATGAGCGCCAGGCGGCGTTGCAGCGGTTGGGCGCAAGCCGGTAG
- a CDS encoding DUF1161 domain-containing protein, translating to MIRVASVVLGSLVATSVLAAPKPCEELKAEIEAKIQAAGVPSYTLEIVSNSEVSDQNMVVGSCDNGTRKIIYQKNDE from the coding sequence ATGATCCGCGTAGCATCCGTCGTTCTGGGCTCGCTGGTGGCCACTTCGGTATTGGCCGCACCCAAGCCTTGCGAGGAACTCAAGGCTGAGATCGAAGCCAAGATCCAGGCCGCTGGAGTGCCCTCCTACACGCTGGAAATCGTCTCCAACAGCGAAGTCAGCGACCAGAACATGGTCGTGGGCAGTTGCGATAACGGTACCCGCAAGATCATCTACCAGAAGAATGATGAATAA
- the trpB gene encoding tryptophan synthase subunit beta — protein sequence MTQPKYRPGPDANGLFGSFGGRYVAETLMPLVLDLAREYEAAKADPEFLEQLAYFQRDYIGRPNPLYFAERLTEHCGGAKIFLKREELNHTGAHKVNNCIGQVLLAKRMGKKRLIAETGAGMHGVATATVAARFGLPCVIYMGATDIERQQANVFRMKLLGAEIVPVTAGTGTLKDAMNEALRDWVTNVDDTFYLIGTVAGPHPYPAMVRDFQSIIGKETRAQLQEKEGRLPDSLVACVGGGSNAMGLFHDFLEDDSVQIIGVEAGGHGVHTDKHAASLNGGVPGVLHGNRTYLLQDADGQITDAHSISAGLDYPGIGPEHAYLHEVKRVEYVSITDDEALDAFHATCRLEGIIPALESAHALAEALKRAPSLPKDHLMVVCLSGRGDKDMHTVMNHMAAQEKQA from the coding sequence ATGACCCAGCCCAAATACCGTCCCGGCCCCGACGCCAACGGCCTGTTCGGTTCGTTCGGCGGCCGCTACGTGGCCGAAACCCTGATGCCCCTGGTGCTGGACCTGGCCCGCGAATACGAAGCGGCCAAAGCGGACCCTGAATTCCTCGAGCAACTGGCGTATTTCCAGCGCGACTACATCGGTCGGCCCAACCCGCTGTACTTCGCCGAACGCCTGACCGAACACTGCGGCGGCGCGAAGATCTTCCTCAAGCGCGAAGAGCTCAACCACACGGGCGCGCACAAGGTGAACAACTGCATCGGCCAGGTCCTGCTGGCCAAGCGCATGGGCAAGAAGCGCCTGATCGCCGAGACCGGCGCCGGCATGCACGGCGTGGCCACCGCCACCGTCGCTGCGCGCTTCGGCCTGCCCTGCGTGATCTACATGGGCGCCACCGACATCGAGCGTCAGCAGGCCAACGTGTTCCGCATGAAGCTGCTGGGCGCCGAGATCGTTCCGGTCACTGCCGGCACCGGCACCCTCAAGGACGCCATGAACGAGGCGCTGCGCGACTGGGTCACCAACGTCGATGACACGTTCTACCTGATCGGCACCGTCGCCGGCCCTCACCCGTATCCGGCGATGGTGCGTGACTTCCAGTCGATCATCGGCAAGGAAACCCGCGCCCAGTTGCAAGAGAAGGAAGGTCGCCTGCCCGACAGCCTGGTCGCCTGCGTCGGCGGTGGTTCCAACGCCATGGGCCTGTTCCACGATTTCCTCGAAGATGACAGCGTGCAGATCATCGGCGTCGAAGCCGGCGGACATGGTGTGCACACCGACAAGCACGCAGCCAGCCTCAACGGCGGGGTACCGGGCGTGCTGCACGGCAACCGCACTTACCTGCTGCAGGATGCCGACGGCCAGATCACCGATGCCCACTCCATTTCCGCCGGCCTGGACTATCCCGGCATCGGCCCGGAGCACGCCTACCTGCACGAAGTGAAGCGCGTCGAGTACGTCAGCATCACCGACGACGAGGCCCTGGATGCCTTCCACGCCACCTGCCGCCTGGAAGGCATCATCCCGGCCCTGGAAAGCGCTCACGCCCTGGCCGAAGCGCTCAAGCGCGCGCCGAGCCTGCCCAAGGATCACTTGATGGTCGTGTGCCTGTCCGGCCGCGGCGACAAAGACATGCACACCGTGATGAATCACATGGCAGCCCAGGAGAAACAGGCATGA
- a CDS encoding HAD family hydrolase, protein MHQQTVLFDLDGTLTDPRLGITRSIQYALAKLGIDEPDLTRLEHFIGPPLLQAFMQFYGFDEAKAWQAVNFYRERFKVTGLYENHVFEGVPALLQALTEQGRTLYVATSKPWEFAREIARHFAFDRHFKVIYGSELDGTRTNKVELIRHLLDEERLDPAQTLMIGDRKHDLIGAHSNGLQAVAVGYGFGSREELAAETPAFHFETVADLHRAFLAA, encoded by the coding sequence ATGCACCAGCAAACCGTTCTTTTCGACCTCGACGGCACCCTCACCGATCCACGCCTGGGCATTACCCGCTCGATCCAGTACGCGCTGGCCAAGCTGGGCATCGACGAGCCGGACCTGACCCGCCTGGAGCACTTCATCGGCCCACCGTTGCTCCAGGCGTTCATGCAGTTCTATGGCTTCGACGAGGCCAAGGCCTGGCAGGCGGTGAATTTCTACCGGGAGCGCTTCAAGGTCACCGGGCTGTACGAGAACCACGTGTTCGAAGGCGTGCCTGCGCTGCTGCAAGCCCTCACCGAGCAGGGCCGCACGCTGTATGTCGCCACCTCCAAGCCCTGGGAGTTCGCCCGCGAGATCGCCCGACACTTCGCCTTCGACCGGCACTTCAAAGTGATCTACGGCAGCGAGCTGGATGGCACGCGCACCAACAAGGTCGAGCTGATTCGCCATCTGCTGGATGAAGAGCGGCTGGATCCGGCGCAGACGCTGATGATCGGTGACCGCAAGCACGACCTGATCGGCGCCCACAGCAACGGCCTGCAGGCGGTCGCCGTGGGGTATGGCTTCGGCAGCCGCGAAGAGCTGGCCGCCGAGACCCCGGCCTTCCATTTCGAGACGGTGGCCGACCTGCACCGGGCCTTCCTGGCCGCTTGA
- a CDS encoding choline sulfate utilization transcriptional regulator → MFDHLAGLSLESLRVFEAAARLRGFTPAALELGTTQPAVSQQIKRLELQLATRLFDRIYRGIELTQAGQTLFEQVHGALQAMDAGVADATGRTQHEVLQVATDFAFAAFWLMPRLQRFREAYPQVDVSLVTGERSQAMLRPDIDVAVLFGDGRFQHGESRWLFDEEVFPVCSPALAPDRPLAAEALQRLPLLHLRGEQTSRWFDWNGVFRGLGLVSPPPPGQLRFDNYTLLIQAAIAGQGVAIGWRHLVDGLVEQGLLCRPLHGSLRSARGYYVVLPPRKRRGALIGRFVEWLEQERGGL, encoded by the coding sequence ATGTTCGATCACCTGGCGGGACTGTCGCTGGAGAGCTTGCGCGTCTTCGAAGCCGCTGCGCGCCTACGCGGCTTCACACCGGCAGCACTGGAGTTGGGTACTACCCAGCCGGCAGTGAGCCAGCAGATCAAGCGCCTGGAACTGCAACTGGCCACGCGCTTGTTCGACCGCATTTACCGCGGCATCGAGCTGACCCAGGCGGGCCAGACATTGTTCGAGCAGGTTCACGGGGCATTGCAGGCGATGGACGCGGGGGTGGCTGACGCCACGGGGCGCACTCAGCACGAGGTGCTGCAGGTGGCCACCGATTTCGCCTTCGCTGCGTTCTGGCTGATGCCACGCTTGCAACGCTTTCGTGAGGCTTATCCACAGGTGGACGTGAGCCTGGTGACCGGTGAACGCAGCCAGGCCATGCTCAGGCCGGACATCGACGTCGCGGTGCTGTTCGGCGATGGCCGCTTTCAGCATGGCGAGAGCCGCTGGTTGTTCGACGAGGAAGTGTTCCCGGTGTGCAGCCCTGCCCTGGCCCCAGACCGGCCGCTGGCAGCCGAGGCCCTGCAACGACTACCGCTGCTGCACTTGCGCGGCGAGCAAACGAGCCGCTGGTTCGACTGGAACGGCGTGTTTCGCGGGCTTGGCCTGGTCAGCCCGCCGCCGCCGGGGCAGCTGCGTTTCGACAACTACACCTTGTTGATCCAGGCAGCAATCGCCGGACAGGGCGTGGCCATCGGTTGGCGTCATCTGGTGGATGGGCTGGTCGAGCAAGGCTTGTTGTGCCGGCCACTGCACGGCAGCTTGCGCTCGGCGCGTGGCTATTACGTGGTGCTGCCGCCGCGCAAGCGACGCGGGGCATTGATCGGGCGGTTCGTGGAGTGGCTGGAGCAGGAGCGTGGCGGTTTGTGA
- a CDS encoding DUF1161 domain-containing protein, whose product MKKVFLAAGLMVLAGSAMAAGKPCEELKAEIASKLDAKGVQSYTLDIVDKGTAKDKVVGTCEGDTKEISYKRG is encoded by the coding sequence ATGAAGAAAGTGTTTCTCGCAGCAGGTTTGATGGTGCTTGCAGGCAGCGCAATGGCGGCCGGCAAGCCGTGTGAAGAACTCAAGGCTGAGATTGCGAGCAAGCTCGATGCCAAGGGTGTGCAAAGCTACACGCTGGATATCGTCGACAAAGGTACCGCCAAGGACAAGGTCGTAGGCACTTGCGAAGGCGATACCAAGGAAATCAGCTACAAGCGCGGTTGA
- the trpA gene encoding tryptophan synthase subunit alpha, with the protein MSRLQQRFAELKAEGRSALVTFVTAGDPGYEASLEILKGLPDAGADVIELGMPFTDPMADGVAIQLATLRALEAGQTLAKTLQMVREFRVGNQTTPIVLMGYYNPIHRYGVQAFVAQAQEAGVDGLIIVDLPPEHDAELATPAQAAGIDFIRLTTPTTDDARLPRVLERSSGFVYYVSVAGVTGAGSATTEHVQDAIARLRRHTDLPISVGFGIRTPEQAAAIARLSDGVVVGSALVDKIAQAKTPGQAVTDVLSLCSALAEGVRGARR; encoded by the coding sequence ATGAGCCGTCTTCAACAACGCTTCGCCGAGCTGAAGGCCGAAGGCCGCTCGGCACTGGTCACCTTCGTCACTGCAGGCGATCCGGGCTACGAAGCTTCGCTGGAAATCCTCAAGGGTTTGCCCGATGCCGGTGCCGACGTGATCGAACTGGGCATGCCGTTCACCGACCCCATGGCCGATGGCGTGGCCATCCAGCTCGCCACCCTGCGTGCGCTGGAAGCCGGCCAGACCCTGGCGAAAACCCTGCAGATGGTTCGTGAATTCCGCGTTGGCAACCAGACCACGCCGATCGTGCTGATGGGCTACTACAACCCCATCCATCGCTATGGCGTGCAAGCCTTCGTCGCCCAGGCCCAGGAAGCCGGGGTCGATGGCCTGATCATCGTCGACCTGCCGCCGGAGCACGACGCCGAACTGGCCACCCCGGCCCAGGCTGCCGGCATCGACTTCATTCGCCTGACCACGCCGACTACCGACGATGCACGCCTGCCGCGTGTGCTGGAGCGCAGCTCCGGCTTCGTCTACTACGTGTCGGTGGCAGGTGTGACCGGTGCCGGCTCAGCCACCACCGAACACGTACAGGACGCCATCGCCCGCCTGCGTCGCCACACGGACCTGCCGATCAGCGTCGGCTTCGGCATCCGCACGCCGGAGCAGGCGGCGGCTATCGCCAGACTCTCCGATGGCGTAGTGGTGGGTTCGGCACTGGTCGACAAGATCGCCCAGGCAAAAACGCCCGGCCAGGCGGTCACCGATGTGCTGAGCCTGTGCTCGGCGCTGGCTGAGGGCGTACGCGGCGCTCGTCGCTGA
- a CDS encoding dodecin codes for MSEHHTYKKVEIVGSSTTSIEDAINNALSEASQSIQHMQWFEVVETRGHIENAKVAHYQVTLKVGFRIANS; via the coding sequence ATGTCCGAGCATCACACCTACAAGAAGGTCGAAATCGTCGGTTCCTCGACCACCAGCATCGAAGACGCCATCAACAATGCGCTGTCGGAGGCCTCCCAGAGCATCCAGCACATGCAGTGGTTCGAAGTGGTCGAAACCCGTGGCCATATCGAGAATGCCAAGGTGGCCCATTATCAGGTCACGCTGAAGGTCGGTTTCCGTATCGCCAACAGCTGA
- a CDS encoding OsmC family protein has product MKKTASAIWEGGLKDGKGRLSTESGSLKQNPYGFNTRFEGLPGTNPEELIGAAHAGCFSMALSMMLGEEKLTPERIDTTAEVTLEKQDDGFAITAVHLILKAKVPGASDQQFHDIANKAKAGCPVSKLLNAKITLDATLLS; this is encoded by the coding sequence ATGAAAAAGACAGCATCGGCGATCTGGGAAGGTGGGCTCAAGGATGGCAAGGGCCGGCTGTCCACCGAGAGCGGCTCGCTGAAGCAGAACCCCTACGGTTTCAACACCCGTTTCGAGGGGTTGCCGGGGACCAACCCGGAGGAGCTGATTGGTGCGGCGCATGCCGGCTGCTTCTCCATGGCCTTGTCGATGATGCTGGGCGAAGAAAAACTCACGCCCGAGCGTATCGATACCACCGCCGAAGTCACCCTCGAAAAGCAGGATGACGGGTTCGCTATCACGGCCGTGCACCTGATTCTCAAGGCCAAGGTGCCGGGCGCCAGCGATCAGCAGTTCCATGACATTGCCAACAAGGCCAAGGCCGGTTGCCCGGTGTCCAAGCTGCTCAACGCGAAGATCACCCTCGACGCCACCCTGCTTTCGTAA
- a CDS encoding LLM class flavin-dependent oxidoreductase, producing the protein MTQLHDLKISTLDLVPVRADSGPAQSLHNALDLARHVERLGYHRFWVAEHHNMDGIASSATSVLIGYLAGGTSRIRIGSGGVMLPNHAPLVIAEQFGTLASLYPGRIDLGLGRAPGSDQMTARALRRERSGSADDFPDDVEELSRYLGPRTDDQKVIAVPGHDTEVPMWLLGSSLFSAQLAGMRGMPYAFASHFAPRYMHEAIRIYRDHFKPSTTLDKPYVMLGIPMVVAETDEQAEYLATSVYQRILALIRGQSLMQRPPVKSMDGLWLPHERDAVGSFLGLAMIGSPEKVRAKVEVLLEQTGADELIFTCDLYEHADRLRSYELLAQALKA; encoded by the coding sequence ATGACGCAGCTGCATGACCTGAAGATCTCCACCCTCGACCTGGTACCGGTGCGCGCCGACAGCGGCCCGGCCCAGTCCCTGCACAACGCTCTGGACCTGGCCCGGCATGTCGAACGCCTGGGCTACCACCGCTTCTGGGTGGCCGAGCATCACAATATGGATGGCATCGCCAGCTCGGCGACCTCGGTGCTGATCGGCTATCTGGCTGGCGGCACCTCGCGCATCCGCATCGGCTCGGGCGGCGTGATGCTGCCCAACCATGCACCGTTGGTGATCGCCGAGCAGTTCGGCACCCTGGCCAGCCTTTATCCCGGTCGCATCGACCTGGGCCTGGGCCGTGCGCCGGGTTCCGACCAGATGACGGCCCGCGCCCTGCGCCGCGAGCGCTCGGGCAGTGCCGACGATTTCCCCGATGATGTCGAGGAGCTGTCACGCTACCTCGGCCCGCGCACCGACGACCAGAAGGTCATCGCCGTGCCCGGCCACGACACCGAGGTGCCGATGTGGCTGCTCGGTTCGAGTCTGTTCAGCGCCCAGTTGGCCGGTATGCGCGGCATGCCTTACGCCTTCGCTTCGCACTTCGCACCGCGCTACATGCATGAGGCGATTCGCATCTACCGCGATCACTTCAAACCCTCGACCACGCTGGACAAACCCTACGTCATGCTGGGCATTCCGATGGTGGTGGCGGAAACGGACGAGCAGGCCGAGTACCTGGCTACGTCGGTGTACCAGCGCATCCTCGCGCTGATTCGCGGGCAGAGCCTGATGCAGCGCCCGCCGGTGAAGAGCATGGACGGCCTGTGGCTGCCGCACGAACGCGACGCGGTGGGGAGTTTCCTCGGCCTGGCGATGATCGGCAGCCCGGAGAAAGTCAGGGCTAAAGTTGAAGTGCTGCTGGAGCAGACCGGCGCGGATGAGCTGATCTTCACCTGCGACCTTTACGAGCATGCCGATCGCTTGCGCTCCTACGAGTTGCTGGCGCAGGCCTTGAAGGCTTGA
- a CDS encoding DUF883 family protein produces MARNALRKTSLESMEAEIESLLKTLEELKGDASEETQKTMKALRGNAQNALKHSRNLLTDAYEEVKTRTKETGIATRDYAQEHPWTTAGVAVGALGLLAAFLLCRRN; encoded by the coding sequence ATGGCCCGTAACGCACTGCGCAAGACCTCACTGGAAAGCATGGAAGCCGAGATCGAAAGCCTGCTCAAGACCCTGGAAGAGCTCAAGGGCGACGCTTCGGAAGAAACCCAGAAAACCATGAAGGCCCTGCGCGGCAACGCTCAGAACGCCCTGAAGCATTCGCGCAACCTGCTGACGGACGCTTACGAGGAAGTGAAGACCCGCACCAAGGAAACCGGCATAGCCACCCGCGACTACGCTCAAGAGCACCCTTGGACCACCGCTGGCGTTGCCGTTGGCGCCCTGGGCCTGCTGGCTGCCTTCCTGCTGTGCCGTCGTAACTAA
- a CDS encoding gamma carbonic anhydrase family protein: MAIRTFRDHTPSLGPRAFVDRSAVVIGDVQLGEDSSVWPLTVIRGDMHRIRIGARTSVQDGSVLHITHAGPFNPDGFALIIGDEVTIGHKVMLHGCTLGNRILVGMGSTVMDGAIVEDEVIIGAGSLVPPGKRLVSGYLYVGSPVKQARPLSENERAFFAYSANNYVKLKDQHLAEGYDQPEQP; the protein is encoded by the coding sequence ATGGCCATCCGCACCTTTCGCGACCACACGCCAAGCCTCGGCCCACGTGCCTTCGTCGACCGTTCGGCGGTGGTGATCGGCGACGTGCAGCTCGGCGAGGACAGTTCGGTCTGGCCATTGACGGTGATTCGTGGCGACATGCACCGCATCCGCATCGGTGCGCGCACCAGCGTGCAGGATGGCAGTGTGCTGCACATCACCCATGCCGGGCCGTTCAATCCCGACGGCTTCGCGCTGATCATCGGCGACGAGGTGACCATCGGCCACAAGGTCATGCTGCACGGCTGCACCTTGGGCAACAGGATCCTGGTCGGCATGGGCAGCACGGTGATGGACGGCGCCATCGTCGAGGACGAGGTGATCATCGGCGCCGGCAGTCTGGTACCGCCCGGCAAGCGCCTGGTCAGCGGCTACCTGTATGTCGGCAGTCCGGTGAAGCAGGCCCGACCACTGAGCGAAAACGAACGCGCGTTCTTCGCCTACAGCGCCAACAACTATGTGAAGCTCAAGGACCAGCACCTGGCCGAAGGCTACGATCAACCGGAGCAACCCTGA
- a CDS encoding LysR family transcriptional regulator, translating into MGQDLPPLNALRAFEVTARLNSVSQAAEQLHVTHGAVSRQIKGLEAHLGVALFVKDGRGVKLTDAGIRLRDASAEAFDRLRGVCSELSRDPSQAPFVLGCSGSLLARWFIPRLGRLQADLPHLRLHLSAGEGDLDPRRPGLDALLVYAEPPWPSDMQVHVLAQERIGPVVSPHFPRFAQLCDAPAPALLGEALLHTTSRPQAWPTWATHHGLDPDALTYGQAFEHLYYLLEAAMAGLGVAIAPQPLVADDLRAGRLAAPWGFSPTPAALALWVPRRAADGRAEQLAQWLRQELQGPAE; encoded by the coding sequence ATGGGTCAAGATCTCCCACCGCTCAATGCCCTGCGGGCCTTTGAGGTCACCGCTCGGCTGAATAGCGTCAGCCAAGCGGCAGAACAGCTGCATGTCACCCATGGTGCGGTGAGCCGCCAGATCAAGGGGCTCGAAGCGCATTTGGGGGTGGCCTTGTTCGTCAAGGACGGCCGTGGCGTCAAACTCACAGATGCCGGCATCCGCCTGCGTGATGCCAGCGCGGAGGCATTCGACCGGCTGCGTGGCGTCTGCAGCGAGTTGAGTCGCGATCCTAGCCAGGCGCCCTTCGTGCTGGGCTGTTCTGGCAGTCTACTGGCACGTTGGTTCATTCCGCGTCTGGGGCGTTTGCAGGCCGACCTACCGCACCTGCGACTGCACCTGTCGGCTGGGGAAGGCGACCTCGATCCACGGCGTCCGGGACTCGACGCGTTGCTGGTGTACGCCGAACCACCGTGGCCGAGCGACATGCAGGTGCATGTGCTGGCGCAAGAGCGTATCGGGCCGGTGGTCAGTCCCCATTTTCCGAGATTCGCCCAGTTGTGCGACGCACCCGCGCCGGCATTGCTAGGCGAAGCGCTATTGCATACCACCTCTCGGCCCCAGGCTTGGCCGACATGGGCCACACACCACGGGCTCGACCCTGACGCGCTGACCTACGGTCAGGCGTTCGAGCATTTGTACTATCTGTTGGAAGCGGCAATGGCAGGACTGGGGGTGGCGATCGCCCCGCAACCATTGGTGGCGGACGATTTGCGGGCTGGACGCCTGGCAGCACCTTGGGGCTTCTCCCCGACACCGGCGGCGCTGGCGTTGTGGGTGCCTCGACGCGCCGCAGATGGGCGCGCCGAGCAACTGGCGCAGTGGCTGCGCCAGGAGTTGCAAGGGCCGGCTGAGTAG